A stretch of Usitatibacter palustris DNA encodes these proteins:
- a CDS encoding pilus assembly protein PilM, producing the protein MIKEKLAAQFDFLKAKTPPLIGCDISSSSVKMVEIAEAGRNVYRVERYAIEPLPKDTVVDGNIANIEAAGEALKRAHKALGSRIKNVALALPAAAVITKKVILPGNQREEDMEVQVQGEANQYIPFSLDEVNLDFQILGAAPSGEDEVEVLIAASRKEKIEDRVAASEAAGLKTIVMDVESYASQTAFELICGGNSGISESDVTVVVDIGATVTRVTVLHNGQTVYTREQQIGGNHLTQDIARQFDMPPEEAEAAKRVGNLPENFGPDVLQPFNEKIVLEIQRALQFFFTSTQFNKVDHILLTGGCAMLDGLEEMVAQRTQVHTIVANPFANMALSSRIKPRQLTIDAPSLMIACGLAMRRFDPS; encoded by the coding sequence ATGATTAAAGAAAAATTAGCCGCCCAGTTCGACTTCCTAAAAGCCAAGACGCCGCCGTTGATCGGCTGTGACATCAGCTCGTCGTCCGTGAAGATGGTTGAGATCGCGGAAGCGGGCCGGAATGTCTATCGCGTCGAACGCTACGCAATCGAGCCGCTGCCGAAAGATACGGTGGTGGACGGGAATATTGCGAACATCGAGGCCGCAGGCGAGGCGCTCAAACGCGCCCATAAAGCCCTCGGCTCGAGGATCAAGAACGTCGCCCTCGCCCTTCCCGCCGCCGCGGTGATCACCAAGAAGGTGATCCTCCCCGGCAACCAGCGGGAAGAGGACATGGAAGTCCAGGTCCAGGGGGAAGCCAACCAATACATCCCGTTCTCGCTGGACGAGGTCAACCTCGACTTCCAGATCCTGGGGGCCGCCCCCTCGGGTGAGGACGAGGTCGAGGTGCTCATCGCCGCCTCGCGCAAGGAAAAGATCGAGGACCGGGTCGCCGCCAGCGAAGCTGCCGGACTCAAGACCATCGTCATGGACGTCGAGTCCTATGCCTCCCAGACCGCCTTCGAGCTGATCTGCGGCGGCAACTCGGGCATTTCGGAAAGCGACGTGACGGTCGTCGTCGATATCGGCGCCACGGTCACCCGGGTAACGGTTCTTCATAACGGCCAGACTGTTTATACGCGCGAGCAGCAGATCGGTGGAAACCATCTGACCCAGGACATCGCCCGACAGTTCGACATGCCGCCGGAAGAAGCCGAGGCCGCCAAGCGCGTGGGCAACCTCCCCGAGAACTTCGGGCCGGACGTGCTGCAGCCGTTCAACGAGAAGATCGTGCTCGAGATCCAGCGGGCGCTGCAGTTCTTCTTCACCTCGACCCAATTCAACAAGGTCGACCACATCCTGCTCACGGGCGGCTGCGCCATGCTCGACGGGCTCGAGGAAATGGTCGCCCAGCGCACGCAGGTCCACACCATCGTCGCGAACCCGTTCGCGAACATGGCCCTTTCGTCCCGGATCAAGCCCCGCCAGCTCACCATCGACGCACCGTCGCTGATGATCGCCTGCGGGCTCGCGATGCGCAGGTTCGACCCGTCATGA